TGATAATTCTCCAAGTTATGATACCATTGAGTCTCTACGTGACCATGGAGATGGCCAAAGTGGGACAGGTATATCACATTGGTCATGACACATCACTCTTTGATCCTGAAACTGGACGGAAAGCTGAGTGCAGAGCCCTCAACATCACCGAGGAACTGGGTCAAGTAGGTAATctcagtaattaattaaattaatcgaccattgaaacaaataaaatggTGCTCTCCGTTCACAGATACAGTACGTCTTCTCCGATAAAACTGGTACACTCACGGAAAATAAGATGATATTTCGTAGATGTACTGTGGGCGGTCAGGATTATGGTCATCGTGGTGAGGATGAGAATATTCTGGCTTGCACCAGATTGAAGGAGGATTTATTGATTGGCAATGCACGTCATCGACTGCAGGAATTTCTCATACTGTTGGCCATATGTAATACTGTTGTTGTTAATACTCAGCCCCACCATGACCTCATGAATTCCAGCGGTGTCATTGAGGAGCCACAGAAGAATGGGGCAGCCATGAGGTAATTTCTTAATCCCTGaaaccattatttttataacaattctCGTCGTTTATTCAGTTATCATGCatgcaaaaatattcagagaGTTATTTGATGTGCAAATTATGTAGACAACGTACTCCTAAATATTATTACTTCTCTtcctgttaattttttttagtgtagTAGTGAAATTAagttttttcttcgttttggTGTTTTCATAACACtcaaactaattaattaaatacagATTAATTAAgttaaaagaatttttaacATATTTCATCTAGCTTGCGACAAAAATAAATCCTTAGGATTATtgatcaattgtttttttaaatctagaatacaaatacaatttttatgaaaaatcggAATGATGACAATTAATTTCCACGATACGTTAATTCGTACAATCTCAAGCAATTCAAACCTAATTGATCTATTCAAGTAACTCCTCGTAATGAAAATAGCACACAACAAAATAATATAACTTTCaacataaatattcaaatataatcaattaaaaaaaattaattcaagatCCGGTCATGAATGGCATATACTTCGGcctcaaattaaataaaaaataactgtcCTCCAGCATTAATTCCTTCCCTTATCAACAGGTACACTCGTCTCTCGGAATCTCGAAGTACCACCCCACCGCCGCCCCCAGCGCCAACAGTAGTCCCATCCCCCCAAGAGCCCCTAGCAATAAGCGTTGCGAATCTCCCCACGAAAATATCTCGTCCACGTCTCCTCAACGTCCCCACAATTCCCAGTCTGAACATCGGCCTCCTCCGGAAGCACTCGCCGACGGGTGCCCGAGGCAGTCCTTCCTCCCCCAACGCTCGTGGAAGTACCTCCCTAAATTCTGAATCACCCCCTCCAATCTACGAGGCAGAGAGTCCTGACGAACTAGCCCTGGTGCACGCAGCGAAAGCGTACGACGTTAAGCTGATCAAGAGGACAGCTCGGAGCGCCGTCATATCTCTGCCAGACAAGTCAACCCTGGCCTTTGAAATTCTCCACGTTCTACCCTTCGACTCCAGCAGAAAATGCATGTCAATAGTGGTGAAGCATCCCCACACCGacgaaataattttgtatACGAAGGGCGCTGATTCAACTCTTCTCTCATCCCTCACGTCATCGGAGGAGGAATCATCAGCAACAGTTAAAACTCATCAACTCCTTCATTCCTATGCTAGACAGGGCCTCAGAACCCTGGTGATGGCAAGAAGAAGTCTGTCAACTACAGAATTCGAGACGTGGAGACAGCGACACACAGAGGCTGAGCTCGCTAATGACAATCGTGAGAGAAGAATCAGAGAGTCCTTTTCGTCATTGGAATCTCATTTGACACTTGCTGGTGCCACTGGAATTGAGGATAAACTCCAGCAGGGAGTGCCAGAGGCAATGGCGGCGCTTGTTGATGCTGGTATTGTCGTTTGGGTGCTCACTGGAGATAAACCAGAAACTGCTGTCAACATTGCCTACTCTGCCAAGCTCTTTTCACCCGCCATGCAGTTGCTGAGACTCCAGGCAAGGTCCAAATCAGTGGCTGAGGGTCTGATTCATGGGTTCTTGGAGGCCATCAGGATGGACACTGGGAGGATCAATGAAGCTTCATCTGAAACTAGGACTTCTGGTAGTGATGATGTTGATCGGATTGCTCACAGGATTGGGGCATCGTGGCAGAGGCAGAGGGCGCTTGTCGTTGATGGAAAGACGTTAACGTTCATACTGGATCCTAGATCAGGACTTACTACACCTTTTCTGGAGCTCACGAGGAGCTGCTCCAGTGTTCTTGCCTGCAGAGCTACTCCTCTGCAAAAGGCTTATATTGTCAGGGTTGTCAAGGAACAGCTGGGAATGAGAACTCTGGCCATCGGAGATGGGGCCAATGATGTCAGCATGATTCAGACTGCTGATGTGGGAGTTGGTGTGTCTGGGAGGGAGGGAACACAGGCTGTCATGGCTTCTGACTTTGCCATCGCCAGGTTTCCCATGCTCACTAGGCTACTGCTGCTACATGGACACTGGTGCTATGATAGACTTGCCAGGATgatactttattttttttataagaatGCCATGTTTGTCTTCCTGATTTTTTGGTATCAGGTGAGTCCTCGTACTTTTTACGTAAATTTTCATGTTATCATGTGATTGACTggaaaatttcttttgttaattaattaacggcCAGAATTAAAGGATTTCCATTGCAAGtctagaaataaataattaattctacgttaattaatttatccgtAAAGACAGTCCATTTCTATAATTTGAAGGGACCTATAATTGTTCTTGTTATTAATCATAAacatatttcataattttcattctatccaaataatcagaaatttttttgagagcGAGGAGTCTTGCGTTTAACAGCAGATTTATTCAGTTATGTTTTTCTAGCTTTATTGCGGATTTTCTGGCACCGTGATGATTGACCAAATGTACCTGATGCTCTACAATCTACTATTTACCTCACTGCCACCGCTGGCTATCGGAATCTATGACAGAATAGCATCACCAAATATTTTACTGACATCACCGGAGCTCTACAGTCGAGGAAGACTTGGGCTTGTTTACAAACCCCATTCTTTTTGGATTACAATGGCTGATGCTTTGTATCAAAGCATTATCATATTCTTTGTGACAGAAGCTgtaagtttttaaaaatttttcattgattcagTCGTAGCAGACGACCTGTTTCCAATTCCGCTCCTCTTCCTTTTCTATtggaaatcttcaaaaaaatctgTGGATTGAATTCACTAagtttgatttatttattctccaaATGTTCTGCTAGTTATAATTTCCTTTGGGTAATTTTCTAATGCCAATGCATTTCAGGCTTATCACGATTCTGATGTCGACATCTGGGAGTTTGGAACCACAATAACTACCTCCTGTATTTCCGTAATGCTTATTCATGTCTCCCTGGAGATCAGATCATGGGTGAGTTGTGAATTCGAAAACTGAGAAATTCAGTTCATATTAATTAATGGCCCGttgtgggaaccattaggacACCTCGTTATGATttgtaattgaatttcagACGATTATACATGTTGGCACGATACTGGCGTCATTAGGactattttttggattttgcCTGTTGTATAATATTGTCTGTGTGAGCTGCATTGGACTACCGGGGTCTTACTGGGTGATGCCAATGGCTATTTCGAGATGGGTATATTGGCTTACTGTGCTGCTTGCCTCCGTCCTTGCCACATTACCGAGGTAAATCgatattttgattattttatttctcattatcACCTTGACATGATGATAAATGCTCACAGAAATAAAGTTTCAACAAAACTTTTCAATGCAAACAAGaaaaatggattattattttccattgaatctTCCATTTCCAAAGCAAATAGATGtttcaattgtttaatttattatatattcatattaatttatattttccggAGAAAGCTTGGATGAAAgccaaaaattgattttaatgcaTTTGGAGTAGAAACagtttttccaattttgattttctacgaaaaaaaatgtgttttttttttcagactcGTTTACAAGGCTGTCAAAAATACCGTGACACCAGACATGATTCAACGTGCAAAATTACGCTATCGTATGAAACGTAGTCGTCAATCTGATGAGTGCAGACAGGGAATAACAGGAAGAGGTGAGCGTGGTCTAGTCGCTGGTTGGTCGCGTTCCACACAACACGCGACCATAAGGTAACAATTGCGGGTAATTTTTCATGTCGATCATGCTTCTTAATTCGCTGGATCAACAGAGATCGACTGTATTTGCGATATTTCTGATTTAAAAGATAAATGCTCTATTACTGAGCGACAAGATAAAACTGTTTGGCAcgttattataaattttcaattcagatTATCAGCTACTTGATTTTAACAGCCATTCACAATTATttaagaaaattgttcatttaacAGTGTTATCCTAATAGAAAGGGAATAATCGATATTCCCATCTGTCGATCTTGATACCACAGATTCACCAGATGCGAAAATAATGCTTTAAAGACATGGAAGACTGAAAAACGCACAACCTTCTCTTCCACActgaaattttatcaatttttctctcattttcagACCTGGAACTTACGGAAGCAAGGGCAATGTCCTAACGACCATAGTTGCCTGAAAAGCTCGACCAAAATGAAACTAGAGTGAAGGAAAAAACTGACGTCAAAAGTCaggggataaatatttttcagtagaaaaagaaaacgaagtgtttattttcaaacaaaaatgaaatagggaaattaatttcacggCTGTAAGCcatgaatgaataatgaacATAATGTGCCAGACTGAGTGTCACATACAAGACTCGCTTTGAACTATtgcatttagattttttaagaattaaattgaaaatcacaTCTGCCTAATTGACGTATACGAGAGCAGTCGCATGACCTTTGATTATTCTCTTTTATcctcaatttttgttttctctgTAATCATTCGTACGCGTTTATTTGCGAAATGATGTGGCCTTCCAATGCCTCACATACATGGGACTGCTGTTCGTGGCATTTGGCTGTGACTATTAAAGGGGACCAAGCCTTTGAATTAATCAATGAGAGGAAAATACGTATCGACATTGAGAAATTGAGGAAAGACGAGGCAAACAGGGaaatgtttaattattaatacatTTTGAGAATGAGTTAATGGTAGTCAATATTATGGTGGGAGGAGTTCACTTCCACTGGGAtgatgcattttttttatcgtcatgTTCTCGCTTTTTTGTACTTTGATTCGTGATCTTTTAGAGCAGAGGAGAGTGGAGACGtgttaaaatgaatttaattaaatttatagtaGTTCCAACGATTATATTAATGACCACTGTAGtcacaagaaaaaatatttctttgggAAATAAGTTTTTACTGTCATGGAGGAATTCATAACTTCTAATAAAGTTGATGTTTTGCATGAAGTTTTAGTCTTGGATATGAATgtcgattgaaaaatattagaaacacatcttttttatgaaaaaataattcaatatgaaCGAGTTATAATCGATTAACATATCTGGCTATGAAGTCACACCAAAACCTCTATATGCGAACATTGTGACGgtaaatgacaaaattttttctttcggtTGGAGTctgttgatttaaaaaaaaatacgaatctaatatttttcggggatttttgtattttaggttttttttggaaaaaattatgcaacaaAGCAATTCTAGGAttattctattatttatttatgaaaaggCAAATgtgtgataatttttaatcgaaaaggaaaaattctgtggAATTTGACGTGAAATAGTTATGTTTCGATTGAACCACAAAGAATGTAAGAAGGTATAATCTTTCTACTGCTAAAAAAATGACAGTgaagtaaaaaattgtttcataaaTTAATCGAATTGTCCTTCgcatgagaaattattttcttatcatcAGAAAATTCTCCTGCACTTTAGGACAAAATTCCTTcgtaaatttttcttctccataTATGAATTTCTTGATATAAGTAAAGAGATTATACTTGACAGGCTTTATTTTCctgtgtgtggtcaaatctgAGGCAGTAAAAgtgacaaataaaaaaatttcacaaagaatattttttcattcacgtgGTGGAGCACTACAAActttctcaacattttttaatacataTTAAACGAGATAAAGCCCTTGAAGTTGccactttttcattttaatccgttaaaattgaatagaaaatatttacagtAGTTTACTTGAAGAAAATCAATGATCAGTATTTAGACctgagaaataataattaaaaataggaATGACGCGGTTTTACCAACTTTCAGTCGATCGATATCAAATTAATGAAGATTAAAAATCCATTATCCCCTGCTCTTTCTATTATCCCCTCAACGCACGTCTGAATTTTAGTTAAAAATTTGGTTTATCAAtctgaaatatttctttttctccgTTCAATGCACGTGTGTTCGAGCAAACCTAGATGTTTAAACAAAAACACCTCAGCTCTTGGAATGAACGTTCTTTTGATTATTATAGAGGCATAATTATTACGTGTTAAGTTTTACATGAACCCGAATTTTAATGTACGTGAGTGTTGAAAATTTAAGTAATGTGATGtatgaaaaaacaattgttaCGAATCATCGATCACTGTTGCTCGATATGTTGTAGGCAATCTGGAAAATTcctcatcataattttttgatgaaggAAGATTAGACAGATGAGACGAGGATTTTATGATTCATTGTTCGTTGTAGGAAATATATTCAGGTATAATGTTCAAATTTGGGGCGAAACGAGTTGAAGCTGTTGAAATTTTAAGACACTGCGATGTAATTGTTGAAGATTAAAAAGTGGAAGGCACTGACGTGTACATACATTGTatagataaaataaatatacatatatattttattcgatTGTTCAACTATTGATTGAGGCACATTGAACCCATTCATTCACCTGTGTTAATATTCAGGAGGGAGACTGTTGTGTAACTGGTTCTCGTAGCTCATTCtgtaattcaaattaattcaaagtagtttgagaaaaaaatcgctgTCTAGGACAATTGTAGTTTACATTTGAATGGAAGCTATTgagatttataattttttattgactgtTTTCGAGCTGAGAAATAATAGACCGGGAGTTCAGATTGATTTCTAACGTTAGAAAT
This genomic stretch from Diachasmimorpha longicaudata isolate KC_UGA_2023 chromosome 6, iyDiaLong2, whole genome shotgun sequence harbors:
- the LOC135163782 gene encoding phospholipid-transporting ATPase VA isoform X2 translates to MSERGMQAACEEPEKKTSLYVFPGPIPPRVPPLNPLQSPPTITTTNLPWYKDGIEESTDLNEDDMKRRRPGVQRHTRSASHGGVLATSSTGWQSTLGSPANFPTGSIGAGRPSALKKPGHQRAFSQGQVVDVQGSVTGHSRVGSRTDFILPPGHRDESRPATAKTPSFRGHSRQASRSESIYTIRRSAAPPWWRRAWARCFGSPLEEPKLRTIVPNHLVPPKTPAKKHPNGSHDNRVRTTKYTALTFLPRNLMEQFHRVANLYFIFIVLLNWVPVINAFGKEIAMIPVLFVLGVTALKDFFEDRRRYASDQRVNNSTCRVYLSEVDRYAKVPWKDVKVGDLVHLSNNEVVPADILLLRSSDPQGFALLDTCNLDGETNLKQRQVVRGFLDLQDTFQPSKFRSVVEVDRPSTKIYRFYGAVVHPNGARVPVTTENLLLRECLLKNTDFVEGIVVYAGHETKAMLNNGGPRYKRSRLERQMNLDIVWCVVILVVLCIVGAAGTKFWLSTFTTDAPVPFLPSFKEPIYEGMLTFWTFVIILQVMIPLSLYVTMEMAKVGQVYHIGHDTSLFDPETGRKAECRALNITEELGQIQYVFSDKTGTLTENKMIFRRCTVGGQDYGHRGEDENILACTRLKEDLLIGNARHRLQEFLILLAICNTVVVNTQPHHDLMNSSGVIEEPQKNGAAMRYTRLSESRSTTPPPPPAPTVVPSPQEPLAISVANLPTKISRPRLLNVPTIPSLNIGLLRKHSPTGARGSPSSPNARGSTSLNSESPPPIYEAESPDELALVHAAKAYDVKLIKRTARSAVISLPDKSTLAFEILHVLPFDSSRKCMSIVVKHPHTDEIILYTKGADSTLLSSLTSSEEESSATVKTHQLLHSYARQGLRTLVMARRSLSTTEFETWRQRHTEAELANDNRERRIRESFSSLESHLTLAGATGIEDKLQQGVPEAMAALVDAGIVVWVLTGDKPETAVNIAYSAKLFSPAMQLLRLQARSKSVAEGLIHGFLEAIRMDTGRINEASSETRTSGSDDVDRIAHRIGASWQRQRALVVDGKTLTFILDPRSGLTTPFLELTRSCSSVLACRATPLQKAYIVRVVKEQLGMRTLAIGDGANDVSMIQTADVGVGVSGREGTQAVMASDFAIARFPMLTRLLLLHGHWCYDRLARMILYFFYKNAMFVFLIFWYQLYCGFSGTVMIDQMYLMLYNLLFTSLPPLAIGIYDRIASPNILLTSPELYSRGRLGLVYKPHSFWITMADALYQSIIIFFVTEAAYHDSDVDIWEFGTTITTSCISVMLIHVSLEIRSWTIIHVGTILASLGLFFGFCLLYNIVCVSCIGLPGSYWVMPMAISRWVYWLTVLLASVLATLPRLVYKAVKNTVTPDMIQRAKLRYRMKRSRQSDECRQGITGRDLELTEARAMS
- the LOC135163782 gene encoding phospholipid-transporting ATPase VA isoform X1; this encodes MSERGMQAACEEPEKKTSLYVFPGPIPPRVPPLNPLQSPPTITTTNLPWYKDGIEESTDLNEDDMKRRRPGVQRHTRSASHGGVLATSSTGWQSTLGSPANFPTGSIGAGRPSALKKPGHQRAFSQGQVVDVQGSVTGHSRVGSRTDFILPPGHRDESRPATAKTPSFRGHSRQASRSESIYTIRRSAAPPWWRRAWARCFGSPLEEPKLRTIVPNHLVPPKTPAKKHPNGSHDNRVRTTKYTALTFLPRNLMEQFHRVANLYFIFIVLLNWVPVINAFGKEIAMIPVLFVLGVTALKDFFEDRRRYASDQRVNNSTCRVYLSEVDRYAKVPWKDVKVGDLVHLSNNEVVPADILLLRSSDPQGFALLDTCNLDGETNLKQRQVVRGFLDLQDTFQPSKFRSVVEVDRPSTKIYRFYGAVVHPNGARVPVTTENLLLRECLLKNTDFVEGIVVYAGHETKAMLNNGGPRYKRSRLERQMNLDIVWCVVILVVLCIVGAAGTKFWLSTFTTDAPVPFLPSFKEPIYEGMLTFWTFVIILQVMIPLSLYVTMEMAKVGQVYHIGHDTSLFDPETGRKAECRALNITEELGQIQYVFSDKTGTLTENKMIFRRCTVGGQDYGHRGEDENILACTRLKEDLLIGNARHRLQEFLILLAICNTVVVNTQPHHDLMNSSGVIEEPQKNGAAMRYTRLSESRSTTPPPPPAPTVVPSPQEPLAISVANLPTKISRPRLLNVPTIPSLNIGLLRKHSPTGARGSPSSPNARGSTSLNSESPPPIYEAESPDELALVHAAKAYDVKLIKRTARSAVISLPDKSTLAFEILHVLPFDSSRKCMSIVVKHPHTDEIILYTKGADSTLLSSLTSSEEESSATVKTHQLLHSYARQGLRTLVMARRSLSTTEFETWRQRHTEAELANDNRERRIRESFSSLESHLTLAGATGIEDKLQQGVPEAMAALVDAGIVVWVLTGDKPETAVNIAYSAKLFSPAMQLLRLQARSKSVAEGLIHGFLEAIRMDTGRINEASSETRTSGSDDVDRIAHRIGASWQRQRALVVDGKTLTFILDPRSGLTTPFLELTRSCSSVLACRATPLQKAYIVRVVKEQLGMRTLAIGDGANDVSMIQTADVGVGVSGREGTQAVMASDFAIARFPMLTRLLLLHGHWCYDRLARMILYFFYKNAMFVFLIFWYQLYCGFSGTVMIDQMYLMLYNLLFTSLPPLAIGIYDRIASPNILLTSPELYSRGRLGLVYKPHSFWITMADALYQSIIIFFVTEAAYHDSDVDIWEFGTTITTSCISVMLIHVSLEIRSWTIIHVGTILASLGLFFGFCLLYNIVCVSCIGLPGSYWVMPMAISRWVYWLTVLLASVLATLPRLVYKAVKNTVTPDMIQRAKLRYRMKRSRQSDECRQGITGRGERGLVAGWSRSTQHATIRPGTYGSKGNVLTTIVA